A single Arcanobacterium canis DNA region contains:
- a CDS encoding AI-2E family transporter, with the protein MENETPLAPERASDSDVEPQAQHVQPDAESSQPAHDDHNAGIDSEEVIQASGKINGIVILAVLALLVIVGAGLSAIQNVFGPVFLAFTIVLAFRPIGQWLMKKGWPSWLAATAMIITVVGFILIVVGITVLSLMPLPATLMKYSDNFENIVQTVLQFAQDKGIETQDFSVYLNQLNFNSVVGWAWSLFDYVSSVGGLIMIVVVALFFITVDTMVLGSRNTIMRMTHSHLASALGSFERRVRQYWIISTVFGLIVAVIDAIGMQMLGVPLAWTWGVWAFITNYIPNVGFFVGVVPPMLMALLDQGWQSMMWVAVLYVVSNVVIQTFIQPKFTGDRVGLSTTVTFISLTIWTVIVGWLGSILAVPLTLFFKALLVDSDPRSRWVDAFLISEDDAKTRRREGFYDIDAEVEDEFVEFRNPFVGFSNEDTGEGQKKNHRRLSGLTGQLKVPRRHTNNDK; encoded by the coding sequence GTGGAAAACGAAACCCCACTCGCACCGGAGCGCGCGAGTGATTCAGATGTTGAGCCTCAGGCTCAGCATGTCCAACCTGATGCTGAATCGTCACAGCCTGCCCATGACGATCACAATGCTGGCATTGACAGCGAGGAAGTTATTCAGGCCAGTGGGAAAATCAACGGAATCGTTATTCTCGCTGTCCTTGCTCTCCTGGTGATTGTGGGGGCGGGCCTTTCAGCAATTCAGAATGTTTTCGGCCCGGTTTTCTTGGCGTTTACTATCGTGCTGGCATTCCGTCCAATCGGCCAATGGCTCATGAAGAAGGGCTGGCCGTCATGGCTTGCTGCCACCGCGATGATCATCACCGTGGTGGGTTTTATTTTGATCGTTGTGGGAATCACTGTGTTGTCGCTGATGCCTCTGCCGGCAACACTCATGAAGTACTCAGATAACTTTGAAAACATCGTTCAAACTGTCTTGCAGTTCGCTCAGGACAAGGGGATCGAAACACAGGATTTCTCGGTCTATCTCAATCAACTGAATTTCAATTCGGTTGTGGGATGGGCATGGAGCTTGTTCGATTACGTCTCGTCGGTGGGCGGGCTGATCATGATCGTTGTGGTGGCATTGTTCTTCATCACGGTGGATACGATGGTGCTCGGGTCACGAAATACGATCATGCGAATGACGCACTCACACCTCGCTTCGGCATTGGGCAGCTTTGAACGCAGGGTTCGTCAGTACTGGATCATCTCCACTGTTTTTGGTCTGATCGTGGCAGTGATTGATGCTATCGGTATGCAGATGCTTGGTGTGCCGCTTGCATGGACCTGGGGTGTGTGGGCGTTCATCACGAACTACATCCCGAATGTGGGATTCTTCGTGGGTGTTGTTCCTCCGATGCTCATGGCCTTGCTGGATCAGGGATGGCAGTCAATGATGTGGGTGGCCGTGCTCTACGTGGTGTCGAATGTGGTCATCCAGACCTTCATCCAACCGAAGTTTACTGGCGATCGTGTTGGCCTATCGACGACGGTCACCTTTATCTCGTTGACGATTTGGACGGTCATTGTGGGATGGTTGGGGTCCATTCTTGCGGTGCCTCTCACACTTTTCTTCAAGGCTCTCCTAGTAGACTCTGACCCCAGGAGCAGGTGGGTTGACGCGTTCCTCATTTCAGAAGACGACGCGAAAACGCGTCGGCGTGAAGGTTTTTACGATATTGATGCTGAAGTAGAAGATGAATTTGTCGAGTTCCGAAATCCTTTTGTTGGATTTTCAAACGAAGATACGGGCGAGGGTCAGAAGAAGAACCACCGTCGGCTCTCTGGGTTAACTGGGCAACTTAAAGTGCCTAGAAGGCATACAAACAACGACAAGTGA